The Acidobacteriota bacterium nucleotide sequence TCCTCGTGCTCTGCTGGCTCACAGCCGATCGTCCATCTGACGCCGCCTTCCCGCCTGCCGCCACCCGCTCGAGAGCCCGCGCCCCTTCCGCTCGGCCTCGGCCGACATCCGCCGCGCGCCCGACTCTTTCGCCAGCGCGACCGCGATCGCCGCGAGGTCGAGGGCGCGATCCGGCGCCTGCGAGCCGGCGTGCGGGGAGCGGCCGTTCAGTCCCTCGATGAACCGGGTGTGCAGATCGCCGTCGACGAATCGCGCGTCGCTCATGACGCGCCGGTGGAACGGGAGCGTCGTCGGGATCCCCTCGACGACGTACTCGTCGAGCGCGCGCCGCATCCTCTCGATGGCCGCAAGGCGCGTCTCTCCCCAGACGATCAGCTTCGCGAAGAGCGAGTCGTAGTGCGGCGGCATGACGTACCCCTCGTAGACGCCGCTGTCGTCGCGCACGCCCGGGCCGCCGGGCGCGCGAAGCCTGTCGATGCGTCCGGGGGACGGGAGGAAATGATTGTCGGGATCCTCGGCGCACAGGCGGCACTCGATGGACGCCCCCCGGATCCGGATCTCGTCCTGGCGGAGAGCCAGCGCCTCGCCGGCGGCGATCCGGATCTGCGCCTTCACGAGATCGATCCCCGTCACCATCTCGGTGACCGGATGCTCCACCTGGAGCCTCGCGTTGACCTCCATGAACGAGAAGCCCCCCTCGCCGTCGGCGAGGAACTCGACGGTGCCCGCCGACCGGTACCCGATCGCCTCGCAGGCGCGGACCGCCGCTTCGCAGAGGCGGGCGCGGGAGGAATCGTCGATCGCGGGAGATGGAGACTCCTCGATGAGCTTCTGGTGCCGGCGCTGGATCGAGCACTCCCGCTCTCCCAGATGCACGGTGTTCCCCTTCGCGTCCGCGAGAACCTGGACCTCGATGTGCCGGACCTTCTCCGCGTACCGCTCGACGTAGACGCTCGAATCGCCGAAGGCGGCTTCCGCCTCCGATCGGCAGGCGGTCAGCGCCGACTCGATCTCGCCCGCCGCCCGGACGACGCGCATGCCTCGCCCGCCGCCCCCCGCCGCAGCCTTGATGAGAATCGGGTAGCCGATCTCGCCGGCGATCTTCCGGACCTCCGCCGCGCTCGTCACGGCGCCGGCAGAGCCGGGAGTGATCGGCACGGAGGCGGCCTTCATGATCCGGCGGGCTTCGATCTTGTTCCCCATCATCTCCATGGCGCGCGCCGGCGGGCCGATGAAGATCACCCCCGCCTTCCCGCAGGCCTCGGCGAAGTTCGGGTTCTCCGACAGGAATCCGTAACCGGGATGGATCGCCTCGGCCCCCGAGCGGCGGGCGACTTCGAGAAGGGTGTCGATGCGGAGGTAGCTCTCGGCGGGGGCCGGCGGGCCGATGGGGTACGCCTCGTCGGCGTAGCGCACGTGGAGGCTGTCGCGATCGGCGTCGGAGAAGACGGCCACCGTCGCGATCCCCATCTCGCGGCACGCGCGCGCCACGCGGACGGCGATCTCCCCCCGGTTCGCGACGAGAATCTTGCGGAAGGGAGCCGACATCGGCGCGCGCCTCGGATCCTACAGGGGGATGTTGCCGTGCTTGCGGGGCGGATTGCGGTCGATCTTCGTCGAGAGGAGGCCGAGCGCGGCGATGAGCTTCGGCCGGGTCTCCTTCGGCTCGATGATCTCATCGACGTAGCCGCGCTGCGCGGCCACGTACGGGTTTGCGAACGCGTCCCGGAACTCCCGGACCCTCAGCGCGCGCGCGGCCGCGGGGTCCTTCGCCTGCGAGAGCTCCTTCTTGTAGAGGATCTCGACCGCCCCCTCGGGGCCCATCACCGCGATCTCGGCCGTCGGGTAGGCGAAGTTCACGTCGGTGCGGATGTGCTTGCTCGCCATGACGCAGTACGCCCCGCCGTAGCTCTTCCGGGTGA carries:
- the accC gene encoding acetyl-CoA carboxylase biotin carboxylase subunit, translated to MSAPFRKILVANRGEIAVRVARACREMGIATVAVFSDADRDSLHVRYADEAYPIGPPAPAESYLRIDTLLEVARRSGAEAIHPGYGFLSENPNFAEACGKAGVIFIGPPARAMEMMGNKIEARRIMKAASVPITPGSAGAVTSAAEVRKIAGEIGYPILIKAAAGGGGRGMRVVRAAGEIESALTACRSEAEAAFGDSSVYVERYAEKVRHIEVQVLADAKGNTVHLGERECSIQRRHQKLIEESPSPAIDDSSRARLCEAAVRACEAIGYRSAGTVEFLADGEGGFSFMEVNARLQVEHPVTEMVTGIDLVKAQIRIAAGEALALRQDEIRIRGASIECRLCAEDPDNHFLPSPGRIDRLRAPGGPGVRDDSGVYEGYVMPPHYDSLFAKLIVWGETRLAAIERMRRALDEYVVEGIPTTLPFHRRVMSDARFVDGDLHTRFIEGLNGRSPHAGSQAPDRALDLAAIAVALAKESGARRMSAEAERKGRGLSSGWRQAGRRRQMDDRL